A single genomic interval of Terriglobia bacterium harbors:
- a CDS encoding nodulation protein NfeD → MTAKLHCRLPIFDCRLQSRLSPPIDNRQLTIRNGFRTLFAILISLLFLTPIARAEVLRLDINDTIHPITLEYITRGIEAAKAQHADAILIRLSTPGGLAESTREIIQQIVASPVPVIIYVAPSGARAASAGFFILEAADVAAMAPGANTGAAHPVTLGGGQPDKIMAEKMENDSAALMRSVVAKRGRNVEVAESAVRQSKSFTDQEALKDHLIDVVAPNQEDLLKQLDGREITRFNGDKVTLHLVNKPVRDFEMTLKQKILAFLMDPNMAFVLLAIGLLALYVEFNHPGAIVPGVVGFFFVVLAVFALNILPVRYTALALILVSFVFFTLEAKFASHGVLTIAGIVSLVFGALLLVDAPIPQMRVRLWTALAVAVPLGLITTFLMGIALKARRGKITTGAQGLVGEIAVARTPLTPQGRVFVHGELWNAISSAPCDAGEQVRVRAVADLHLEVEPVRVTTAK, encoded by the coding sequence ATGACCGCCAAACTGCATTGCCGATTGCCGATTTTCGATTGCCGATTGCAAAGCCGCCTCTCTCCGCCAATCGACAATCGACAATTGACAATCAGAAATGGTTTTAGGACGCTGTTCGCAATCCTGATTTCGTTATTGTTCCTGACGCCTATCGCGCGCGCGGAAGTTCTCCGCCTCGACATCAACGACACCATTCACCCCATCACGCTGGAATACATCACCCGCGGCATCGAAGCCGCCAAGGCGCAGCACGCCGACGCCATCCTGATCCGGCTTTCGACGCCCGGCGGCCTGGCCGAATCGACGCGCGAAATCATCCAGCAGATCGTGGCTTCGCCCGTGCCGGTCATCATCTACGTCGCGCCCAGCGGCGCGCGCGCCGCCTCGGCCGGGTTCTTCATCCTGGAGGCCGCCGACGTCGCCGCCATGGCGCCCGGCGCCAACACCGGCGCGGCCCATCCGGTCACGCTCGGCGGCGGCCAGCCCGACAAGATCATGGCGGAAAAAATGGAGAACGATTCCGCCGCCCTCATGCGCTCCGTGGTCGCCAAGCGCGGCCGCAACGTCGAGGTCGCCGAAAGCGCCGTGCGCCAGTCCAAGTCCTTCACCGACCAGGAAGCACTCAAGGACCACCTGATTGACGTGGTCGCCCCCAACCAGGAAGACCTGTTGAAGCAACTCGATGGCCGCGAGATCACGCGCTTCAACGGCGACAAGGTCACGCTCCATCTGGTGAACAAGCCGGTGCGCGATTTCGAAATGACGCTCAAGCAGAAGATCCTCGCCTTCCTCATGGATCCCAACATGGCGTTTGTGCTTCTCGCCATCGGACTGCTGGCGCTCTACGTCGAGTTCAACCATCCCGGCGCCATCGTCCCCGGCGTGGTCGGATTCTTCTTCGTTGTCCTTGCCGTCTTCGCCTTGAACATCCTGCCGGTGCGCTATACCGCGCTGGCGCTGATCCTGGTGTCGTTCGTCTTCTTCACACTGGAGGCGAAGTTCGCCTCGCATGGCGTTCTCACCATCGCCGGCATCGTGTCGCTGGTCTTCGGCGCGCTGTTGCTGGTGGACGCGCCCATCCCGCAGATGCGCGTGCGTCTCTGGACCGCGCTCGCCGTCGCCGTTCCACTTGGCCTGATTACGACGTTCCTGATGGGAATCGCGCTCAAGGCCCGCCGCGGCAAGATCACCACCGGCGCGCAGGGACTGGTCGGCGAAATCGCCGTCGCCCGCACCCCGCTGACCCCGCAGGGAAGGGTCTTCGTCCACGGCGAACTGTGGAACGCCATTTCCTCCGCCCCGTGCGACGCCGGCGAGCAGGTGCGCGTCCGCGCCGTGGCCGATCTGCATTTGGAAGTCGAGCCGGTGAGGGTCACGACCGCAAAATAG
- a CDS encoding efflux RND transporter periplasmic adaptor subunit translates to MNCLLITRNSRIAVLVTFSALVLLSACGKTKAGPPVDAAAPVVVAAAMQRDIPLEVKAVGTVEAYSNVQVKSMIAGEITKEGFTEGQDVRRGDLLFVIDPRPYQAALAQAQGNLARDLAQEANAHAQATRYAALFKEGVVSREQYDQITTAADALKQAVEADRAAVETAKVNLTYTTIYSPIDGRTGNLLVHRGNVVKANDIPILSINQVEPIYATFAVPEMYLPEIKRSQASRKLAVMVRVPNEPKPAEGILTFIDNTVDPATGMIKLKATFANHDRRLWPGQFADVSLTLSTDKNAVLIPSAAVQTGQNGQYVFVVKPDNTAELRNVTVSRVVGSDSVITSGVRAGEQVVTDGQVRLTPGRKVALSKPANAASNTEAATQPAARQGNGL, encoded by the coding sequence ATGAATTGTCTACTCATAACTAGAAATTCTCGGATCGCGGTGCTGGTCACATTTTCCGCTCTCGTGCTGCTGTCCGCGTGCGGCAAGACCAAGGCGGGACCGCCGGTGGATGCGGCCGCGCCGGTGGTGGTGGCGGCGGCGATGCAGCGCGACATTCCGCTGGAGGTCAAAGCGGTGGGCACGGTGGAGGCGTATTCCAACGTGCAGGTGAAGTCCATGATCGCCGGCGAAATCACCAAGGAGGGGTTCACCGAAGGGCAGGACGTGCGCCGCGGCGACCTGCTGTTCGTGATTGACCCGCGGCCCTACCAGGCGGCGCTGGCGCAGGCGCAGGGCAACCTGGCGCGCGATCTGGCGCAGGAGGCCAATGCGCACGCGCAGGCGACGCGCTATGCCGCGCTGTTCAAAGAGGGGGTAGTATCGCGCGAGCAGTACGACCAGATCACGACTGCGGCCGACGCCTTGAAGCAGGCGGTGGAGGCCGATCGCGCGGCGGTGGAGACGGCCAAGGTCAACCTGACCTATACCACCATTTATTCGCCGATTGATGGGCGCACCGGCAACCTGCTGGTGCACCGGGGCAACGTGGTCAAGGCGAACGACATTCCGATCCTCAGCATCAACCAGGTCGAGCCCATCTACGCTACCTTTGCGGTTCCGGAGATGTACCTGCCGGAGATCAAGAGGTCCCAGGCCAGCCGCAAGCTGGCGGTGATGGTGCGGGTGCCCAACGAACCCAAGCCCGCGGAGGGCATACTCACCTTCATTGACAACACCGTGGACCCGGCGACGGGCATGATCAAGCTGAAGGCGACCTTCGCCAACCATGATCGCCGGCTGTGGCCGGGACAATTCGCCGATGTCAGCCTGACGCTGAGCACCGACAAGAACGCCGTGCTGATTCCCAGCGCGGCGGTGCAGACGGGACAGAACGGGCAATACGTTTTCGTGGTCAAGCCGGACAACACCGCGGAATTGCGCAACGTGACGGTGTCGCGAGTTGTCGGCAGCGATTCGGTGATTACTTCGGGCGTGCGCGCCGGCGAACAGGTGGTCACCGACGGCCAAGTACGGCTGACGCCCGGAAGGAAAGTGGCGTTGTCGAAACCGGCGAACGCGGCCAGCAATACGGAAGCGGCGACGCAGCCGGCAGCTCGGCAGGGTAACGGACTGTGA
- a CDS encoding tetratricopeptide repeat protein, producing MSSLSRYSALLLLVLAALGAAAQMRPANPSAQTLLVLPFENESKAPGLEWISESFPEVLGQRLASPLLYIVSRDDRSYGFDRAGIPANVHLSRATLYRIAEQMDADYVVLGAYNFDGQAFTARAQLLDMKALRLSPEQKQSGALVKLIDVQTALAWDLLRLVHPELLPSRNQFITAAPSIRLDAFENYVRGVVATSRPVKIKFFREAIRLSPDYTQAMLHLGRTYFDGRDYEQAATWFARVPRSDPAAREASFYLGLAGYYMGDFAKSEDAFAFVASRLPLTEVYNNLGVVAGRRGKHSEIEYLQQAVKADPSDPDYHFNLGIALYKASDLAGAARQLRETLALRPADSEAKALLESIAPLATAAALRTSDRPAATGKVPLQRIKRNYDETSFQQLALEIQNAAELRLSQTDPHTHAEFHVTRGREYLAQGFKVEAERDFREAVQLDPTNADAHVGLACVLEDINEPSARAEAQTALRLQPISTDALLVLARLDLKTNQAQSAEQIVDRVLALEPNNSAALALKRTISDKLGTR from the coding sequence TTGAGCTCTCTTTCGCGATATTCCGCACTGCTTCTTCTCGTCCTGGCCGCCCTGGGCGCCGCCGCCCAGATGCGTCCCGCCAATCCCTCGGCCCAGACCCTGCTGGTGCTGCCGTTTGAAAACGAGTCTAAGGCGCCCGGCCTGGAGTGGATTAGCGAATCCTTCCCCGAAGTGCTCGGCCAGCGGCTGGCCTCGCCGCTGCTCTACATCGTCTCGCGTGACGACCGCAGTTACGGCTTCGACCGCGCCGGCATCCCTGCCAACGTCCATCTTTCGCGCGCCACGCTCTACCGCATCGCCGAGCAAATGGATGCCGACTATGTGGTGCTCGGCGCCTACAACTTCGACGGCCAGGCGTTCACCGCGCGCGCGCAATTGCTCGACATGAAAGCGCTCCGCCTTTCGCCCGAGCAAAAGCAATCGGGCGCGCTGGTGAAGCTGATTGACGTCCAGACCGCGCTCGCCTGGGACCTGCTGCGCCTGGTGCATCCCGAACTGCTGCCCTCGCGCAACCAATTCATCACCGCCGCGCCTTCCATCCGGCTTGACGCATTCGAAAACTACGTGCGCGGCGTGGTCGCCACCTCGCGTCCGGTGAAGATCAAGTTCTTCCGCGAAGCCATCCGCCTCAGCCCGGACTACACGCAAGCCATGCTGCATCTCGGGCGCACCTACTTCGACGGCCGCGACTACGAGCAGGCGGCGACGTGGTTCGCGCGTGTTCCCCGCAGCGATCCCGCGGCGCGCGAAGCCAGCTTCTATCTGGGCCTGGCCGGCTATTACATGGGCGACTTCGCCAAATCGGAAGACGCGTTCGCCTTCGTTGCCTCCCGCCTGCCGCTCACCGAGGTGTACAACAACCTCGGCGTGGTCGCCGGGCGCCGCGGGAAGCACAGCGAGATCGAATACCTGCAGCAGGCAGTCAAAGCCGATCCCAGCGATCCCGACTATCACTTCAACCTCGGCATTGCGCTCTACAAGGCAAGCGACCTCGCCGGCGCTGCACGCCAGTTGCGCGAAACCCTGGCCCTGCGTCCCGCCGATTCGGAAGCCAAGGCGCTGCTCGAATCGATCGCCCCGCTGGCGACCGCGGCGGCGTTGCGCACCTCGGACCGGCCCGCGGCGACCGGCAAAGTCCCTCTCCAACGCATCAAGCGCAACTACGACGAGACTTCATTCCAGCAACTGGCGCTGGAGATCCAAAACGCTGCCGAGCTGCGCTTGTCGCAGACCGACCCGCACACGCACGCGGAATTCCACGTCACTCGCGGGCGCGAATACCTGGCGCAGGGATTCAAGGTGGAGGCGGAACGCGACTTCCGGGAGGCGGTTCAGCTTGATCCCACCAACGCCGACGCGCATGTCGGCCTGGCATGCGTGCTGGAGGACATCAACGAGCCCTCCGCGCGCGCCGAAGCCCAGACCGCGCTCCGCCTGCAGCCCATCTCCACCGACGCGTTGCTGGTGCTGGCGCGCCTTGATCTGAAAACGAACCAGGCGCAATCCGCCGAACAGATCGTGGACCGCGTGCTGGCGCTGGAACCGAACAACTCGGCCGCATTAGCGCTGAAGCGAACGATTTCGGATAAACTCGGAACTAGATAG
- a CDS encoding TetR/AcrR family transcriptional regulator, whose translation MSASQVRIPAEERRQQILELATELFARQGYQGTTTRQIAQQVHVNEAIIFRHFPTKEELYWAVIENQIRVRGGRARLETKLAAGGSDRELLTAIAEEMLSRDVTLSRLLLYTALENHELTHRFFRTHVAQYLELLADYIRRGIAAGRFRDVDPLLAARGFLGMVWYHFQIQELFGGKRVQTFDPQHVSATLVDVWLHGMEKD comes from the coding sequence ATGTCGGCCTCCCAGGTCAGAATTCCGGCGGAGGAGCGACGTCAGCAGATCCTGGAACTGGCCACCGAGCTGTTCGCACGGCAGGGATACCAAGGGACGACAACGCGCCAGATCGCTCAGCAAGTGCACGTCAATGAGGCGATCATCTTTCGCCATTTTCCGACGAAGGAAGAGCTGTACTGGGCGGTGATCGAGAACCAGATCCGGGTGCGCGGCGGACGGGCGCGCCTGGAAACCAAGCTGGCGGCGGGCGGCAGCGACCGCGAGCTGCTGACGGCGATCGCCGAAGAAATGCTGAGCCGCGACGTCACCCTCAGCCGGTTGCTGCTCTACACCGCGCTCGAGAACCACGAGCTGACACACCGCTTTTTCCGCACCCATGTGGCGCAATATCTGGAACTGCTGGCCGATTACATCCGGCGCGGGATCGCGGCCGGTCGCTTCCGCGACGTGGACCCGCTGCTGGCCGCGCGCGGCTTCCTGGGCATGGTCTGGTATCACTTCCAGATTCAGGAGCTGTTCGGGGGCAAGCGGGTGCAGACCTTCGATCCGCAGCACGTCAGCGCAACCCTGGTGGACGTGTGGTTGCATGGGATGGAAAAGGATTGA
- a CDS encoding efflux RND transporter permease subunit, which translates to MSIAELFIRRPVMTTLVMLAILLFGIMGYRALPVSDLPNVDFPTIQVSVALPGASPDTMASAVAMPLEKQFSTIAGVDQMTSTNMLGTSSITLQFNLTRNIDAAAQDVQAMIAKAGRDLPQDLPAPPTYQKVNPADQPVLYLSVSSPTLRLSDVDEYAETLMAQRISMVSGVAQVMVYGAQKYAVRAQLDPKKLAAHQIGIDEVNLAVQSGNVNLPTGTLWGNRQAFTVLANGQLTNADQYRPLIVAYRNGNPVRLGELGNVFDSVENDKTASWYAGPDHNLNRAIVLAIQKQPGTNTVEVVDSIRALLPSFRSQIPASVSLDTLYDRSKTIRSSVDDVKFTLFLSLILVILVIFLFLRNLSATFIPSLALPFSLVGTFAVMYALNYSLDNLSLMAMTLSVGFVVDDAIVMLENIVRHMEHGEKPMQAALRGSREIGFTIVSMTLSLAAVFIPVLFMGGIVGRLLHEFAVTIGAAILVSGVVSLSLTPMLCSRILRPYAEIKHGKLYLLSEKFFDGMLHLYDKTLQVVLRHKLTVMAVSAAVLVATGYLFVTIPKGFLASEDQGQIYIMTEAVQGISFEDMKAHQVAVARAILDSPDGKYVSTFFAAVPRGATNQGFMVARFVPLGERPGVDAMMQRWRPIVAKIPGIQSFLQNPPLIRIGGQLTKSQYQYTLQSPDTKDLYDYAPKLEAELRKSPILQDVTSDLLMKNPQVNLVIDRDKAATMNVTATQIEDALYTAYSSRQISTIYAPNNAYRVVMELKPEYQMDPSALSLLYVRSCQTQTGCTPQLVPLSELAHLRRDLGPMAINHLGQLPAVTVSFDLKPGVALGDAVDEINRVSRRVLPDSITTSFQGAAQAFESSFKGMGILLIMAILVIYIVLGILYESFIHPITILSGLPAAGVGALLTLKLFHLDLNLYGFVGIIMLVGIVKKNAIMMIDFALDAQRNAGKTAADAIYYGCLVRFRPIMMTTMAALMGTLPIALGIGAGAESRRPLGLAVVGGLVFSQLLTLYITPVFYIYLDRAQQWSRRKFKKPEAEAAADEREEPVMAD; encoded by the coding sequence GTGAGCATCGCGGAACTTTTTATCCGGCGCCCGGTGATGACCACGCTGGTCATGCTGGCTATCCTTCTGTTCGGCATCATGGGCTATCGCGCGCTGCCGGTGAGCGATCTGCCCAACGTGGATTTCCCCACCATCCAGGTGAGCGTGGCGCTGCCCGGAGCAAGCCCGGACACGATGGCGTCGGCGGTGGCCATGCCGCTGGAGAAGCAGTTCTCCACCATCGCCGGGGTGGACCAGATGACGTCCACCAACATGCTGGGGACCTCGTCCATCACCCTGCAATTCAACCTGACCCGCAATATCGACGCGGCGGCGCAGGACGTGCAGGCGATGATCGCCAAGGCGGGCCGTGACCTGCCGCAGGACCTGCCCGCCCCGCCGACGTACCAGAAGGTAAACCCGGCCGACCAGCCGGTACTGTATTTGTCGGTCAGCTCGCCGACATTGCGGCTCTCCGACGTGGACGAATATGCCGAGACCTTGATGGCGCAACGCATCTCCATGGTCAGCGGCGTGGCGCAGGTGATGGTTTATGGTGCCCAGAAGTACGCGGTGCGGGCGCAGCTCGATCCCAAGAAGCTGGCGGCCCACCAGATCGGCATTGACGAAGTGAACCTGGCCGTGCAGAGCGGCAACGTCAACCTGCCGACGGGCACGCTCTGGGGCAACCGGCAGGCATTCACCGTGCTGGCCAACGGGCAGCTCACCAATGCCGACCAGTACCGGCCGCTGATTGTTGCCTACCGCAACGGCAATCCGGTGCGCCTGGGCGAACTGGGCAACGTCTTCGACAGCGTGGAGAATGACAAGACGGCGAGCTGGTACGCCGGTCCCGATCACAATCTCAACCGCGCCATCGTGCTCGCCATCCAGAAGCAGCCCGGGACGAATACGGTGGAGGTAGTGGACAGCATCCGGGCGCTGCTGCCGTCGTTCCGCTCGCAGATCCCGGCCTCGGTTTCCCTGGACACCCTGTACGACCGCTCGAAGACGATCCGCTCGTCCGTGGACGACGTGAAATTCACCCTCTTCCTGTCGCTCATTCTGGTGATCCTGGTCATCTTCCTGTTCCTGCGTAACCTGTCGGCGACCTTTATTCCCAGCCTGGCGTTGCCGTTCTCGCTGGTGGGAACGTTCGCGGTCATGTACGCGCTCAACTACTCGCTCGACAACCTGTCGCTGATGGCGATGACGCTCTCGGTGGGCTTCGTGGTGGACGACGCGATCGTGATGCTGGAAAACATCGTGCGCCACATGGAGCACGGCGAAAAGCCGATGCAGGCGGCCTTGCGCGGATCGCGCGAGATTGGATTCACCATTGTCTCCATGACGCTGTCGCTGGCGGCGGTGTTCATCCCGGTGCTGTTCATGGGCGGCATCGTGGGCCGCCTGCTGCACGAGTTCGCGGTGACCATCGGGGCGGCCATCCTGGTGTCGGGCGTCGTCTCGCTGAGCCTGACGCCGATGCTGTGCAGCCGCATCCTGCGGCCTTACGCCGAGATCAAACATGGCAAGCTGTACCTGCTGTCGGAGAAATTCTTCGACGGCATGTTGCACCTGTACGACAAAACCCTGCAGGTGGTGCTGCGGCACAAGCTCACGGTCATGGCGGTTTCGGCGGCGGTGCTGGTCGCCACCGGCTACCTGTTCGTCACCATCCCCAAGGGCTTTCTCGCCAGCGAGGACCAGGGCCAGATCTACATCATGACGGAGGCGGTGCAGGGCATTTCCTTCGAAGACATGAAGGCGCACCAGGTGGCGGTGGCGCGCGCCATCCTGGACTCGCCCGACGGCAAGTACGTGAGCACGTTTTTCGCGGCGGTGCCGCGCGGCGCCACCAACCAGGGATTCATGGTGGCGCGCTTTGTGCCGCTCGGCGAGCGCCCGGGCGTGGACGCCATGATGCAGCGCTGGCGTCCGATCGTGGCGAAAATTCCCGGCATCCAGAGCTTCCTGCAGAATCCGCCGCTCATCCGCATCGGCGGCCAGCTCACCAAGAGCCAGTACCAGTACACCCTGCAGAGCCCCGACACCAAGGACTTGTACGACTACGCCCCCAAGCTGGAAGCCGAGCTGCGCAAGAGCCCCATCCTGCAGGACGTGACCAGCGACCTGCTGATGAAAAATCCGCAGGTGAACCTCGTGATCGATCGCGACAAGGCTGCCACCATGAACGTGACCGCCACGCAGATCGAGGACGCACTCTACACCGCGTACAGCTCGCGCCAGATTTCCACCATCTACGCGCCCAACAATGCCTATCGCGTGGTCATGGAATTGAAGCCCGAATACCAGATGGATCCTTCGGCGCTGTCGCTGCTCTACGTGCGCTCTTGCCAAACCCAGACCGGCTGCACCCCGCAACTGGTTCCGCTGTCGGAGCTGGCCCACCTGCGGCGCGACTTGGGGCCGATGGCGATCAATCACCTCGGGCAGTTGCCGGCGGTCACGGTTTCCTTCGACCTGAAGCCGGGCGTGGCGCTGGGCGACGCGGTCGATGAGATCAACCGCGTTTCGCGCCGCGTGCTGCCCGACTCGATCACCACCAGTTTCCAGGGCGCGGCGCAGGCGTTTGAGTCGTCGTTCAAGGGCATGGGCATCCTGCTCATCATGGCCATCCTGGTCATCTACATCGTGCTGGGGATTTTGTACGAGAGCTTTATTCACCCGATCACGATTTTGTCCGGTCTGCCGGCGGCGGGCGTGGGCGCGCTGCTCACGCTCAAGCTCTTTCACCTCGACCTGAATCTGTACGGGTTTGTGGGAATCATCATGCTGGTGGGCATCGTGAAGAAGAACGCCATCATGATGATCGACTTTGCGCTCGACGCGCAGCGCAATGCCGGCAAGACGGCGGCCGACGCCATCTACTATGGCTGCCTGGTGCGCTTCCGCCCGATCATGATGACCACCATGGCCGCGCTCATGGGCACGTTGCCCATCGCGTTGGGTATCGGCGCGGGGGCGGAGTCGCGCCGGCCGCTGGGGCTGGCCGTGGTCGGCGGGCTGGTATTCTCGCAGTTGTTGACGCTGTACATCACGCCCGTGTTCTACATCTACCTCGACCGGGCGCAGCAGTGGTCGCGCAGGAAATTCAAGAAACCGGAAGCGGAAGCGGCGGCCGACGAGCGCGAGGAACCGGTGATGGCGGATTAG
- a CDS encoding phosphatidylinositol kinase codes for MKPLTAVQHVRRMRGGSQAQLLRASDSHLYVVKFTNNPQGVRMLANDWIASRLAQRIGLPVPEVAAVEISPWLIRSTPELSFELPSGRAACREGVHFGSRFAVNPQEGMVTDLLPAACLPRVKNLAAFIGAVAFDKWTCNTDRRQAVFVATPESAWYSAVFVDQGHCFNATHWDFPDSPRYGLYDWREVYLQVTGWESFEPWLTRVESLDAQEIWEIADSTSPVWYDQDALGLAQLVSQLILRQRRLRRIIADLKHSAVDPFRNWRQSASSYPAARSRALPSPVPQIRSKTGPINQPKP; via the coding sequence CGAGCGAGCGATTCTCACCTTTATGTTGTGAAATTCACTAACAACCCACAGGGTGTGCGGATGCTGGCGAATGACTGGATCGCGTCTCGCTTAGCTCAGCGGATCGGCCTGCCGGTGCCGGAGGTCGCCGCAGTCGAAATTTCGCCCTGGTTGATCCGTTCGACTCCTGAACTGTCTTTCGAACTACCGAGCGGCCGGGCTGCGTGCCGCGAAGGCGTTCATTTCGGCTCGCGGTTCGCGGTGAATCCGCAGGAAGGCATGGTTACCGATCTCCTTCCGGCTGCGTGCTTGCCACGAGTCAAGAACCTCGCCGCATTCATCGGCGCTGTGGCCTTCGACAAGTGGACATGCAATACCGATCGACGCCAGGCCGTCTTCGTTGCCACGCCTGAAAGCGCCTGGTACTCGGCAGTTTTTGTTGATCAAGGACACTGCTTCAACGCAACGCACTGGGATTTCCCTGACTCGCCGCGGTACGGCCTCTATGACTGGCGTGAGGTCTATTTGCAGGTAACCGGCTGGGAAAGCTTTGAACCGTGGCTTACGCGCGTGGAATCGCTGGACGCTCAGGAAATCTGGGAAATTGCTGACAGCACATCTCCTGTCTGGTATGACCAGGACGCACTTGGTCTTGCGCAACTGGTCAGTCAGTTGATACTCCGGCAGCGGCGTCTTCGTCGCATCATCGCCGACCTGAAACACTCAGCCGTCGACCCGTTTCGGAACTGGCGCCAATCCGCATCCAGCTACCCCGCCGCGCGTTCCCGCGCTCTGCCGAGCCCGGTCCCGCAGATTCGTTCGAAAACGGGGCCCATCAACCAGCCGAAACCATGA
- a CDS encoding CPBP family intramembrane metalloprotease, translating to MNPTWGWSQMVVAYSLLEASLWTEGPTQRIFALAAAVWIVVATLLNRRSLRQLGLGTRGFVNSLIAIPVALAAASVIVLIGWKAGTLRGLFGTHPLLWHSSGYAIWALMQQFILNSFFFLNLEELLGDSRRALWGAAALFCFAHLPNPVLMAGTLLAAVFFLSLFRRYRNLYPLGIAHALLGLSLAVTVPDAWLRHMRVGISYLHFMVR from the coding sequence ATGAACCCAACCTGGGGATGGAGCCAGATGGTCGTGGCCTACAGCCTGCTGGAGGCTTCGCTGTGGACCGAGGGCCCCACGCAGCGCATCTTTGCGCTGGCGGCCGCAGTGTGGATTGTGGTGGCGACGCTGCTCAACCGGCGGTCCCTGCGCCAACTCGGCCTGGGCACGCGGGGATTCGTGAATTCCCTGATCGCCATCCCGGTTGCCCTGGCTGCGGCCTCGGTCATTGTGCTGATCGGCTGGAAGGCAGGAACACTGCGCGGCTTATTCGGCACGCACCCTCTGTTGTGGCATTCCAGCGGCTACGCCATCTGGGCGCTGATGCAGCAGTTCATCCTGAATTCATTCTTCTTCCTGAACCTCGAGGAACTGCTCGGCGACAGCCGGCGCGCGCTGTGGGGAGCGGCTGCGCTGTTCTGCTTCGCGCACCTTCCCAACCCGGTGTTGATGGCGGGAACGCTGCTGGCGGCGGTGTTTTTTCTGTCGCTGTTCCGGCGGTACCGCAACCTTTACCCGCTGGGAATCGCACACGCGTTGCTGGGATTGTCACTGGCAGTGACGGTGCCGGATGCTTGGCTACGGCACATGCGGGTGGGGATTTCGTATCTGCACTTTATGGTCCGGTAG